One Apteryx mantelli isolate bAptMan1 chromosome 2, bAptMan1.hap1, whole genome shotgun sequence genomic window, GCCAATGTTCTCTGTCTAACTTGAATAGTGGCATATTATTTCTATTTATAGATGGAAAAATGGAGGTAAAGTAAAAAGAGTGATTTAGTGAAGTCACAAAATAGGTCAATGTCAGTTGGTTCAGATTCCAAGTATTCGTACTCTTATCTTTCACTCTAACTATGCTTTTACATCCATAGCACCGTATTTCTAGGAAGCAGTGACACAAAAAGCTTTATTTCTGGTCCCAGGCCTTACACTAGGAAGCATGAAATGTGAACACCATCAAGCACTAAGTCAGGTTGAAATAAATTTGAATAAGGCACTTCATCTCTCAGAGACGATCTAAGCACAGAAAAGGACAGTTTATTAGGATAAAGTCATTTATAGGAGCATGTACCATTTTGGTGATTGTATCACCAGTTTTAGTCTTAAAATGTCATCTTACTAAGTTTAATTATTTGTGATGTTTATAGGATCGATCATTTAGATTCAGTATTTGTACAGCATTGTTTTTGTAAGCTAATTTCTGCCTGTTCATGTTAGCACTGCGTGAGCAATCTTGCAACTTTTACACCCGCCGTTTGTGTTTCAAGTCTTACTACATTTGAAGCCCCAAACCCAGCTTTGGCTCTTATTCTAACTGTAGAGTCTAACTGCTGGGGTTATTTTTACCTTACTCCAGTATTTGCTGAGAAACAATTCTATCTGTCTTGCCTGAAACACAAATCTTACGCAAACCACAAACCCCAAAACGAGCCTAATCATCCCTCAACTCCAGAGCAACTCTGAAGGGCTGTGGAAAAAAGCAGCAACGCCGCCTCATTTCAGTGGGTGAATCACCTAAGAAATGCGACATAAAgcaactatatatattttttctacctCTCAGGTGGGGTGTGAGGGGAAGCTGAGTTTGAAATTTTTTCACTGCGTGGCATTTCGGGGGGGGGAGGCGTTAATTCAGCAGGAAGGTGCCGAGCAGCGcagggcgccgccgctgccggcccaggcccaggcccaggcccaggcccaggcccgcCATAGCGCCCACCGCCCTCGCAGCGAGGCTCCTAACGGAAACGCCGCCGCGCGCCGGGCGGTTAACGCGCCGCCCGCTCGGCCCCCGGGGCAGCGAAGAGGGAGTTAAGGGTAAGAGGGGGCACCTCTGGCCCTGAGAGGGGACGGGCGCGGCAGGAGGCGACGCCTGAGGCGACACTTCCCTCCGCTGGCGCCTCCCGCCCTGCGCCTGCGCaggcgccgcgcagcgcccgcctcgccctgcgctgcgctgcgagCGGCGTCGAGGGACGGTGCGGCGGgagcgaggcgaggcgaggcgggcgcgggcgcgggcgcgggcgcgggcgcggtgCCGCTTTCCTCCCCGCCTCgtcgggcgcggcgcggccttcCCTCCGCTgaggcgcggggctgcgctcggccctgcctctcctccccccccgccccgccatgCCGCAGCTCAGGTCGGGGAAGGCGATAGCCGCcgccagggccgggctggcggaagggcccggcggcggccccggctcgccgggcggcgcggcagcGGGCAAGCCCCGGCGGAGGCCGGGGGCCaagcgcggcgcccgcccggcgccgaaGAGGAGGGCCGAGTGGCCCTTGGCGCCCTGCCTGCCCCCTGCCTGGTCCCCCGCAGCCGCCCCCGAGCGCTGCGCTCCGCTCGCCTCGGCGCGGGAGCGAGGCGGGAGTAGGCAGAGGCTCCCAGGTAACACAGGCAAGGGGAGGCGGGGCCGCAGGGCTGCTGGAGGCCCGAAGGATGTAACTCGGTGGGTGTCAGGCACCGCTGGCTCTGAAGAGGGTCAGGCAGCGGCAATGCCTGTGGGAACGCTCTGGGGAGAGGCGATAAGCAGAGGGATAGAGCAGGGCCGGCAGCCGTTTTTCACTGAAACCAGCTTGCAGAAGGAACTCTCAGCAGAGTTTGGGAGGAAAGAGCATAGCCCACAAGGACTGAACCCTTTGGGTTTCCAGGAGAGTTCAGGGAGCTCAGGAGTAAAGGGCGAATGCGCCTTTATGGACCTGAAGTTGCAGATCTCATCCTCTGACGAGGAGCgtgagagcacagagaggcaaagtGTTTGCTGTTCGCCAGAACCAGAGGCGCTGCGACCCGCAGAGGGGACGTGTAGTACTGAAAAGGAAAGTCATTGCTCTTTAATAATACCAAATCTGCAAATCTCAGAGCTTGAGGAGAGTTTGGGGACTCGGAGTAAGGGAAGCGCCTTGGCACAAGTAGGGAGGATGGAGAACAAGGAATGGCATTCCTGCATGCAGCCAAGAGTGCTGATGCTTGAGGAAAGCTCTGAAAGCCCCCCAAACAAAGGCAGAAATAGGTCTTTGGAAACTGAGCCCcaaggaaaagtaaaaagaacTGACAAGGGAGAGAGATCCTCCTTGTCTGAACTGAAACCTCAAGAAAAAGTAGTGGCCCCAAGGAAGAGGGATGGGTGTCCTTTGACAGGATCAAGGGAGCCAGGGACtctggagaaaaagaagagatgtTTAAGCAGAAATGGTGGGGCGTCTTTGGTGAAACCAAAGCTACAAAGCCCGAGAAAGACGGGTAGCTCTTCCTTAGTAGAGCTGCATGCGCAGCATCCAGCGTCCAAGAAAGGAACAGTGATTCTGAATAAGAGGGACAGACGCTCTGTGGCGCTACCACAGCTACAGAGTCTGAGCAGCCAGGAACAACCAAGAAACCGAGGAAAGACGCAAAAGCATGCCAttatggaagagcagcagagctcaGACCCTCAGGAAGAAGCAGGTAGTCTGGGGGAAAGGGGTAAGCACCTGTGCTCCATTGCAGAAATACAGGTGCAGAGTGTGGGTTTCCAGAATACGGGGAGCTTGAGGGCGAGGGACTGGTGCTGGAGCAGGGTGCCGTGAGAAAGGACAAAGTCAAGGGAGATAATTTTTCTATTGCAGATACAGGTGTCTGTGTGGGGCAACATCATGAGCACAGGATAGAGTGGCCAGTCCCCTGTCTCAAAGTGACCTGTGTAGGGCTGCTCACTTAGCTCAAGAAGCATAGTGAAAAGACCGAGGGACTGCTTTGCATAACTAAATACTGGCCTTAGAAGAAAACGGGAGGCGAGGCTTTTTTTGAAGAGAATGGAAACCTCTGAAATTGGgagcagaaaaaaagtctttagtagaaaagagaggaggccatgtagcctttttattttattttccttccttgagACTAGAAATAGAAAAGGGAAGGGGTGTCAGCAGCAACAGGCCCCTGAGCAAGAATTGGGTTTGTACTCAAAAATGATCAGTTCATTTACATGTAGAAGGTCAGACACAAGCAGGGAAAGAAGAGGCAGTAGTTTCAGCTGAGCTAAAATAAAAGATagttaatttttcatttatttgtataTTACTGGATTATTTTCTTATGTATATCATGTTGTCTTGGGGTTTTGCTCACCCTTATAGGCTGCTATTCTTTATTTTCAGACCTTGTTGCTGCTTTTTAATTGCTATTCTCTGTAGAATCTTAAAACCTGTAGAAACAATGGTTGTATTTTAGTGTATTAAGAGAGTATTGTATCAAACTGACAATTTTgaaagaagcttaaaaaaaaaaaaaaatgtactccTATTTTTCTCAAGACAATTGTCCTAAAAGACATTCTTTTTGAGGAAGATGTATCTTCAAAATGAGTACATTCAAATGGCAGGTATTTGCTTTAGGTTATTATTAATAAATACTTAATATAGATACCATATTCTGAAAAATTGAGATACTAAAACTGTATGTTACTTTGAAAACTGACATCTTAAAATTTTACCAGTACATTTTTGAGTCCATTCTTCAGATGAAATTCTCAAATGTACAGTTGTTTTAGGTAATCAGTATTTGCTCttaaataaaaagtgttttataAAAATGCAAATCCTGCAGTTTTTCTGATTCATCTTGAACTGTCTGGTGCATTTGACTAGACTATATACCTAAAATAAGGTCTATATTCTTATAAACAAGCTTTCATACAATATAGAATCCAATATGTAAACAAAAGGTTTTAACAAAAATGTGAAAGGCTGGTTGTGCAAACAGCATCTGCGTTTCTTGCAAGACTTGCTCTAATTTGGTTTCCAcctatattttaaattacttgGTACTTCTGATTTCCTTGTGATATCCTTCGGGTTCTGTTCTTTATCTGTGCATTTTCAGAAGACAAGACATAAATTGATATTGTGAGTTTGCTAATAGTGCTCACTTCACTAGTTCACTAGTAAAATGTAACAATGATTGTTTTTACATTATACAGCATAATGGTTTTAGGTAATCTTGAATGTTCTTTGCCCTTCTTATAAAATACTGCaatacgtctttttttttttccttagagtaTTCTTTAATGAGaccatttcctttgtttttaaccAGTAAAGGAAAAGTGGAAAGAAATTGAGCAAGACTCAGGTACACAGGCTGTGAAGGAGCTCAAGACAAATTTAAATAGATCGGAAGATTCCAATGAGAAGAAACCTTATTCctctgaatctcctaaaattgcCACATTGGATGGGACTCAAAGCAAGAGATTTCTATGCCATTCCTTGGCAAAAAGGTCTGGTGTAcagtgtaaaaaaagaaaaaacgggATTGATCAAATAAAGTGTTTACAAAGCTTTAGTGTAAGTAcagctgaaaaagcaaaaaatatatcaGCAAAGTGTGAGGCTGAACATTGTGGAAACACCCTAACCCATTGTAACTGCTTGCCATTTGTAACAGAAAAGAATCCAGTTGTGAGATTAGAGGCCTGCAGTTACATAAATACACTTGTGAAGTCTTCGGTTAACGGAAGTGCCAGCAGCTGTAAAATCAGTGGATTCTTCCATGTAGCCCAAGGTAAGGGGAAGCCTGTTTGTCCTGATGGTACTGTAGAAGAGAGGGATATGAACTGCAGCACTAATGGAATGCAAAATGAGAGATCACCCCTAAAAAGAGGTTCCTTGTttagtaaagaagaaaaacatcaaaataGAGGAGGGTATTTTTCATGCCTTCAGAGTGAAAACAGTAAGTGTTCACAGGAAAGAAAGTGGATTGGCAGACAGCctagaaaaaagttgcagattgTTGAGAAAGCAGCAGTCCAGAATGTTCTCACGGACATGGCTAACAAATGCAGTGAGTGTGGGTTAAAAACAGAAGATCCAGTTGCCACATCAGACTCCTTAGCAGTCTTTGGACTAAATCACAAGGAAATGACCCTGTCAGCTTCATATGATCATACATCAGATCTTAATATTGGAAAAAATACTCATGAAGCACAAAATACATCAGTCAGCAGAAAAAATAGCATCAAATTTCTTGCACTTGAAGATTGCTTTAAGGAGACATCTGAGCGCTCTGTGGttgcaaaaggagaaaattcaAACAGTGTGGCACCACAAGATTATTTTGCTAACTCAGGTAGTCTGAGAATGCTGACTCAGGTCTGTGATGTTTCTAATTGTCAGGAATGCCTGCCAGATGAAAATCTGAATAAAGCTATTAAGAAATTGGAACACTCTACCTGTCAAAGAACAATACCAATGAGTGGTAAAAATGTGTGGCCTCTGGAATCATGTGCAAGGACCTCTGAATGGTTTCATAAAGATCACAGGTCCAtctcaaaaggagaaaaacttcTAAGTTCTGGCTTTGAGGAATCCACTGATAAAAGCAGTATTGAAGCTGTAGGAGACAATGCTCTGACAGGCAGTTTGAGGCAGTTGGATCTTCATATATCACCAGCAGAAATTAACAGACAATCTGCACATAAAATAATGGATCTGAATACTGAATGCTTGACTTCACTTGGAACGCCAGAATCCTCTTCCTTGGATATTTATGGGACTTTGAGAATAAGTAGCAATGAAAATCTGGAATCATCAGTTAACACAGGTAGAAGTTCCATAGCTTTTAACCTTGATGATGTGCAAGGAGTTAAAGCAACCTTGAATtctacaacaaaacaaaaagataaaagtaAAGGAGCCGTAGCAAAGAGAAACCCCTCTATGATGGTCCAGAATGGTACATCTACAGGTAACAACAGCAGAATAAACCTCAGCCATAAAGCATCAGTTGTGAAGCAAACACTTTCTGATTTAAAACTAATGAAAGTGTTGAACACTGGAAACCTGTCAAATTTCAAAATTCCTTTACGCAAAAACAAACCTGAATCCAGAAAGTTGGACGCTGTTCTTTCATTTGGAAGAAAATCCTGTAGTCCACTAGAAGTTCTGGACAATGCTAGTGTTTCAAAAAGGCAGAAGAGAGACCAAGAGACTTTTTTGGTAATTTCTGAGCAGCAGCCTCTTTCTGTAGTGAATGATGTCTCATCTACAGCTTCCATGAAGAAAAAAGCTGATGATATCCACAATAAGGACTTTGAGCATGATGGCTCTGAAGACCTTTCGAATGAGATATCCACACTCCCTGAACGTGTTTCTTTCTATCCACATGCTGTTGTTGAGAGACAGCTGGAGTCATCTGCTTCTGACTCTCGGGCTACTGAACATGTACCAAAATCTAATCTTTCTGATCATTCTTGGAATGCAATTAACCACCCTGTTGCATTAGAAGTACATAATGATAGCAAATCAAGAGGGAATCTTTCACagcacagaagtgaaaaatttCCAGATGTTCTTGAAGCTTACAAAGAAGATATTCTTGTGATTGATGTGATCCAGGATGACCCTGACCTTTTTGGAACCAGTGATGATGAGGACCCTTCACTCACGGACTCTGAAAATTGTCCTGCGAAGAAGTCCTGTAGTAGCATCTTCATTACAGAAGAAAAGCCAGAGTTTAAGCCTCAGTATCCtgtcatttcagaaaataaagattTGGTAGATCAGTTTAGGTATGCATATCATTCTTTAGGATCGCAATACTCTTAAGTACTTTGATCTCATATCAGTATACTTTGGTTGTAGTGGTTAGGCTTCCTTACGCAATTTCACCAATTTCTGTGTTACTTTTAAGTGTCAGAATTGGGTTGAGGTATGACAGTATTCTGAATGTAAGTACAGTATTTTATGGTATTTTCATAAAAACTAGGATAAAAATGAATCCAAGGAAAACTTAGTCTAGAAGAATTGGTCTAGACTAAGTGAAGTGAAATATGAAAGTATAAACAATGCTAATTATTAAGAGTAGTATTCTTAATAAAtaacttaatatttttaaatatctttctttaGCAGTGTCCCTTTGAGGGTAGATTTTTAGTTGTAAAGTGGTATActgctttgaaatatttcttACTTTCTAATGGTAGTTTATTCTCTTGTTGGATCTATGTGAGTAAATGGTTGTTTCTACAATTGCATTGTTTGCTCTTCTTCCCTGCTTTTATCCTATCCCCAAATGTGTGAACAGTTTTGAATTCTGTAATTTGGCTAACAGATTATAGATATTATGCTTCTGAATCTTCATTCACAAAGTTTgtgttacaaataattcagcattcATGTTTTTCTAGGTTTTGAGGAGATGATAAAAGTCAGTGAAGGAGGGGGAAGAATTTAAAAGTACCACTAAGCTTTTACAAAAGAAGCAGTGGTTCTTTGTGGGATAGATTAACTTGTCAACTCTGCAGTCTATTTTCTCTCTAAATTCTGATCTTTGCATTTGATAAATGAGTTTTAAGATTAAATTCTTCATCTTATAGGGAAAAATGTAAGACTTTTACAGAATTTTCTCTAAAGATGAATCTCATGagacttttttggttttgttttgttttaattttcttctgtgcTCTTTCTAGCTGGCTTTATgctatctttattttaaataattattttcagcatTGCACTATTTTTTAACTGCATGATTTTATTTGACTCtttgctctctttttcctttccccttcattAAAATCATATGCAAAAGAGGAAAGGAATTAAAGGAAAGGAAGTACATTATAGTAAATCTATTAAAATGAGTATTCACTTTGTATTTATATACAGtgtatattatattttatatatgctatatattAGAATGAATGTTCACTGTATGTTACCCCAGGCTAATAATGGCTGTTCAGAGATGGACACGTTTTTCAACTGCCTGTGCCCAGACAGCCCTTGCACAGAGTGAAAGACCAGAACTCCTGAACCCTTTCCTACCATGGCCAATAGACACATATAAAGTTTGCTGTTTATATAATACCAACagaaaaatttggggggggggggggcttttaaGTAGTTTGTAAGGAGGATACATACTCCCTTTAATTAGCAATGAGACTGAGTTAGACTAACATTGTCAAAGCATTAGATATATGAATACTGAACTCCTTTGACTTCTTATCTCATGCACATACAATTCTGCTCCATTGCAATATTAATTTGGAATGCCACTTCCACCTGTCAGCATAGAACAGTGAGTCAAATTGTAGTATTGTTAGCCATCTCAAACTTGTATAAATTCTAGTATATATGCCTGTCTTCCATAACATTTGGTTGGAAAACTAGATCTTCTCACGTAGGACAGCAGTACAAACGCTTAATGGCTGCAGAGGTGGTTGTTGCTGAACATTTTCTTTAGCTGTATCAATACATAGTTTTTGTTATGATTTCCCTTCAGACTAATAGGAACAGCAGATGATGATAGAAAGAATCTATATACAGGTTGCCTGGATCTTTGCTAAAACTCTGTGTTAGTACGTGTATGCCTGGGGACCAACTTTGGTATGTTAATTTTGATGTACTGATATTTTATGCTGGCATTGGTACAGAACAGTGAGACCTAAACTTCTGCTAGCAGCAAGTTATTGTGAAAGTGCATAGCTTGGTcgttaaaagcttttaaaatgtgttccacGTCATCGATGATTTAATTGTGCTTAAATTCGAATTGTAAAGAAAACCATTGGTGCATTAATCTGTACTATTCCTCCAACCTCAAATTCTGGGATCGAGGAACTTGTCAAAATGACAGTTGGTATAATGAAGTAACACTTTTCATTCAAGTTTTCTTGTGAAAACCAAAGCACTGGAACTATGTGAAGGATGTAACAGGTTGGTTTAATAACTGCAAGTGTTCAGCGGCAACTGTTAGCAGTGTGGATCCCTCCACTCCAattcctccccccccgccccccccccccccgctttgaGTCTAAACACCAAGACATTTTTATCCATTGATGCTTTTCACCTTTGACTGTTTGTGATCTTAAGTCAGAGGggttttgaagttctgaaaattcaAGGATAATAATTTTCAGATGCTGAATTTCAGATAATGGAGAGCACATCTTGTAAATTAGAACACATTGGTCACAACAGTGATTAAGGTCCATATTCAGATAAAGCTCTTTTGAACTAACAAGGCACCTTACAACCAAATGAGGAGGCACCTAACCTTGCTAGATGTCTTTCTTTTCAGCTGATGTCTGTGAGTGAGTAGGTGTTTAGCCCCTATCTGTGACCCACTAAGATTCAGGAaaagctgtgtctgtgtgtgtgtctgtgtgtcctgAGTGGTTTGATTCAGTTAGCACACTCTGACCTCTAGGTTATGTAGGACTGGTTATTCCTCTCATGGTCGAATTTTAAGAGAAGAGTGAGCGCTGCTCACTTCCAGTCATTAGTTGCCTGTCATCAGGAAAGGACTCGGGACCTGCACCCGGAATGGGGCAGTGAAAGTTCTTTGCAAGAACTTATAATTAATTGTTTCCATAAATATTTCACACTACACAGTTAATAGAATTTGATAAAGATTTGGGAGTGGTTTTTGATGTGAACATGAAGTCTCTTTTTCAGTCTTTTGACAGTTCTGTACTTTCAGTTTTAAGCAATGTTTATGAAGGTGACAGCTTTCTGGATCTGTGTGTGCTGCAACTTTACAGAAAAAGTCAATTGTTGTAGGCAAAATGACTCAATTTTTGCATTTCACTTAAAATGTATGGTCATGTGGGTGGGCAgtagggagagagaggaaataagCCTACAGAAAGCCTGCCTCTACCAGaaagccctctcttctctgcaaACTTGCTTTAACTTGGCATGAAACTCTGTTTCTTAATATATCTTGTAGCTCTACATACATATCTGTGCCTGAATGTTTGTGTAGCTTAGAATTACGCTTACTGGGAAACTTCTTGATTTCCACTAAATTGCCACAAATCATTGTTGTTCCATTTTAATAGGCAGCTTGCTGCCGTTATGGTTGGTCTAATTCACCAGGCATGGGCTTCCAAAGTCTCTAATGATGCCACATACATACCCACgtgcgcacatatatatatatatgtatgtatatattttacctTTTGAGCTTTTCTAAGGAGAAATACAAGATTTTTTCCAAATTATCTTAAAAATGGGTGAAGTAAGAATCTTTCTATAAATGTTTTTGTTACTGTCTTTGGGGTTCATTACTATGAATTGTCTTGAATACAAAATTATTATAAATCACATTTTTAGAAACGCGTAAATTGGCTCTTTAGCACAATATTTCCATAATTTGCTATATAGTGAAGATTCTCTTCCAGTATTTTAGGCAAGGGTGAAATGAGACGATAAGCTATTACTAGAAATTTCCACGTTTGAAATGCCTTGTCTTTACTTAAGTGTAGATCTATAGAGATGGACATAGGATAGAcaaaagagagagatttaaaaACAGTCTAATGAGGGCAGTGTGTTGTAAGTAAGGATTCTGTCCAtagctaaaaatatttattactgaGAACTTTGTGTGGAACTGTTtagattattttgcttttctgctagaaatttaaaatataactttttttcaaaacagagacAGTATGGTACAAGAATCTGGAATGTTGAATGATACTGAAAATTTCTGTCATTTGGTGCTAAAAGGTAAGAGATTTTGAATGGACATTTTTGAATGCATACTCAGGAGAAGAAAGTAACAACAAGGATGTTCAATAGCAAAGCCTAGAATTTACACTTCCCAAATAAAATGAGAACCTGTCAGTTCATTAATATCTTTTATCATGATGAGGATTTATTTCCAAAACGTATATAAAACAAATGCCTTTTGAAACAAACTTGAATTTTATGGAGAACATCTACTGTTCTGTAGTACTTGTCTATtggtagtcttttttttctttctttctttctttcttcccctcttatCTGACATCTCTGACACTAGGGGCGAGAAACAGCTTCCTCTCTTAGTTGATGAGACAATAGGAGGACACTGAGTACTGCCATACTGCTTTGGAGTTTGACTCGTGATCTCACTTGGTTGTTCTCTTGTCTCCATCGTCAGACAGAATTTTATAATAGCTTTTTTTCTAGGTTATACTTCTGTTGTTTGCAGATGCCATCCCTGTTCCTCAGACAAACTCTTTCTTTTTAGGGacactttttttaaagtaggATACTTggacatatttctttttcttcatgttgTAAACAGAACTCTCCAATGAGGCAGTATCTGAACGTGGTCTGTTTTGTCTTCTGCAGCTTGCATATAGACCTACTATGCAAAGTGCGTCTGATGTGGAAGTTTCTCTTAGGTTGGAGGTACAGAATTTTGACTTTGAACAGAAGCTTATTTCTGACCTACTGGAGGAGGCACAGAGT contains:
- the TOPAZ1 gene encoding protein TOPAZ1, coding for MPQLRSGKAIAAARAGLAEGPGGGPGSPGGAAAGKPRRRPGAKRGARPAPKRRAEWPLAPCLPPAWSPAAAPERCAPLASARERGGSRQRLPGNTGKGRRGRRAAGGPKDVTRWVSGTAGSEEGQAAAMPVGTLWGEAISRGIEQGRQPFFTETSLQKELSAEFGRKEHSPQGLNPLGFQESSGSSGVKGECAFMDLKLQISSSDEERESTERQSVCCSPEPEALRPAEGTCSTEKESHCSLIIPNLQISELEESLGTRKRSSLSELKPQEKVVAPRKRDGCPLTGSREPGTLEKKKRCLSRNGGASLVKPKLQSPRKTGSSSLVELHAQHPASKKGTVILNKRDRRSVALPQLQSLSSQEQPRNRGKTQKHAIMEEQQSSDPQEEAGSLGERVKEKWKEIEQDSGTQAVKELKTNLNRSEDSNEKKPYSSESPKIATLDGTQSKRFLCHSLAKRSGVQCKKRKNGIDQIKCLQSFSVSTAEKAKNISAKCEAEHCGNTLTHCNCLPFVTEKNPVVRLEACSYINTLVKSSVNGSASSCKISGFFHVAQGKGKPVCPDGTVEERDMNCSTNGMQNERSPLKRGSLFSKEEKHQNRGGYFSCLQSENSKCSQERKWIGRQPRKKLQIVEKAAVQNVLTDMANKCSECGLKTEDPVATSDSLAVFGLNHKEMTLSASYDHTSDLNIGKNTHEAQNTSVSRKNSIKFLALEDCFKETSERSVVAKGENSNSVAPQDYFANSGSLRMLTQVCDVSNCQECLPDENLNKAIKKLEHSTCQRTIPMSGKNVWPLESCARTSEWFHKDHRSISKGEKLLSSGFEESTDKSSIEAVGDNALTGSLRQLDLHISPAEINRQSAHKIMDLNTECLTSLGTPESSSLDIYGTLRISSNENLESSVNTGRSSIAFNLDDVQGVKATLNSTTKQKDKSKGAVAKRNPSMMVQNGTSTGNNSRINLSHKASVVKQTLSDLKLMKVLNTGNLSNFKIPLRKNKPESRKLDAVLSFGRKSCSPLEVLDNASVSKRQKRDQETFLVISEQQPLSVVNDVSSTASMKKKADDIHNKDFEHDGSEDLSNEISTLPERVSFYPHAVVERQLESSASDSRATEHVPKSNLSDHSWNAINHPVALEVHNDSKSRGNLSQHRSEKFPDVLEAYKEDILVIDVIQDDPDLFGTSDDEDPSLTDSENCPAKKSCSSIFITEEKPEFKPQYPVISENKDLVDQFRDSMVQESGMLNDTENFCHLVLKANEIKTHNSLSGSSPLGGVTEDSFEDGQLSELDELLKGSDMDEEFRFADGMAGTKQEKTGEAGKSDCKFKDLLNCELQSGLTLPALKVNVPSEGTVLKPWTNDFRFSGQSSLLPLQNYGDSEPWKMDRNVKASHSIHQLLEMIELPRKYCRLYFTTLRGCERAKCWFWHVPEQGDEKICMAILRTYITINELGLLQRATQIFIKFYREVTPGVDFASQVLNDLLVSLLKNCLFQEVFQILNVTVLINMLPAVDVLLKIFEYMASLNVKDAVPTLISIFCKLVDAGMFLEFEHFNFIIKFLHQLQVSSQEINTILNIKSRFQEKHFKKNWHFDFNLVMTEIQHCKEKSDWTKLGNLYISLRTGHEQFGDLQKLSLFIAEILTRDSEEERPGVPFCDFADAVIKNSHCNEADRIFIGRTGISVMYSYHKVLQWIKGRKVLDKLHELKIYFTVLKGLTGPEKSASRCQIVNTAAEFFLKTGSLDGATWVLRESGWITNAPVWPCDKMDILNRHNLLRSLVHEYLSKSLYRQAFEVLQNLPGFQNCSDTVDVPWYSRLFNKLINACFESKNLGISSSAIDFMLSKNIPIDFFLLRGLITSLGRSCLWSKARTYYKSALSLGCYPLLQGNLYHKLLPIPSYLSEVEMLLAIEIFLVSNASDVQSPGATSQTLQIILKRCEDPKGQNKDDYQTAVERLILAARISDPKLFLKHMTMNVNMEEVYSLDLTSALKWLQENMKWAGRVWLFQ